The Rhodococcus sp. ABRD24 genome contains the following window.
AGTAGCTTGTAATCAAGGCCGAATCCGGGTTCGCCCACAGACCGCAGAACTCCGTGACCAGATCCTCGGCAGCACTCATGCATACTCTCCTGTTCTCATTTCCACATCCCGAACGTTTCGGGCGAGTTGTTCGACGTAGCGCGCCCGACCGAGACCGGGCAGAATGGCCAGATGACCTCGCTTCAGCGCGTCGCAGTCACCATCGCAATCGTCGTCGCAGCCTGGGCCGTATGGACACGGCTTCGGTTCGAATCGCCACTGAGCGGACGAGAATGGCGGACGGACGAGATCGGCCCCGACGACCTGGCCGGCTGACTCGATACGGCAAGTCATCGCGGCAGGACTCCGTTCAGCACGATTTCGGCAAGCGACGCCGCGAGCCGCTCCTGATCCTGGAGGTCCCGGACAGACTGCGCAAAGATCGCGGCCCCCGCAATGACATCGAGCAGCGTGTCCGGATCGACGCCGTCGCGCAGTTCACCTGCCTCCACTGCCTGCGCCATCCGGCGTCCCAGCTCCTCGCGAATCACCTCGAGTTGGTCTGAGATCAGCGCCCTGCGCAGCTCCTCGGAGCTGCGGCCTTCGCTCATCAGCCCAGGCACCGCCTCGCGAGTGGCAGCGTCCCCGAACAATGCGACGGCGCCGAAGATGAGGCGGCGGATCTCGTCGCCGATCGCGAGGTCGGATACGCTCTCGGACTCCGTCACCGGATACACCGCGTCGTGGACGATATGCGCCTTGGAGGGCCAGCGTCGGTATATCGCCGGGCGGCCGACACCCGCGCGCGTGGCGATGGCGTCAATCGAAGTTCCGGCATAGCCGTTCTCGACGAGCAGCTCCCTCGTCGCATTCAGAACAGCCTCGTCGATGGCGGGATTGCGTTGCGGCCCAAGCTTGTGCTGCATCTGGCGCTGCCCGGACATCGCTGAACCCCTTGCATCGAAGTGTGATGGAGGTTACATTGTTCCACGCCATAGCCGATACAGATCGTATCGACTATCCCCACACGCCGGGTCACTGCTCTCGGGCAGAGGACCGTTGTGTCACTGTTTCGCCGGAACATGTCGTATTGCTCGAACATTCTGTGCCGCATCGAGTCTCAACATTTCGAGGCCCTGTACGCCTCGCGACCATCGAAGGGTCGTCATGAGTTCCGATAACACCCGCGAAGACCAGGATTTCGCCGAGGTCGCCCGGCCCGGCCAGTCCCGCACCGATCCATCCGAGCTGGCCGATCGACTCGGCGGATGGCTGCAGACCAAACTGCCACCAGGCTCGGATCCACGGGTCACCGATGTGCAGGTTCCGGCCGCGAACGGCATGTCCAACGAGACGATCCTGTTCGATGCACTCTGGAACGAGGACTTCGTGCGGCGCAACCACCACCTGGTGGCCCGCATCGCTCCGGCACCGTCGGCAGTACCGATCTTCCCGTCCTACGACCTGGACCAGCAGTTCGAGGTGATCAAGGCCGTCGGCACGCACTCCCGCGTCCCGGTCCCGCGGGTCTACTGGTCCGAAACCTCACCTGAAGCACTGGGCGGCGAGTTCTTCGTCATGGAGCGTATCGACGGGCAAGTGCCCCCCGACGTGATGCCGTACAACTTCGGCTCATGGCTGTCCGAAGGTTCTGCCGAGGATCGCCGACGTCTGCAGGACAACTCGGTCCGGCTCCTCGCCGATCTGCACGCGATACCCTCACCAGCGCAGCTATTTCCGGGCTTGACCGGCGAGCTGGGTCGCAACCACGTCTCCGCCGATGCGGCGTTGCACGCGCACGTGGACGGGCAGCGGCGCTACTACCAGTGGGTAATCGAGTCCGGTCCGCACTCGCCGCTGATCGAACGCGGTCTCGACTGGTTGGACGCCCATTGGCCGACCGTGTCCGGACCCGCGGTGCTGTGCTGGGGCGACTCCCGCATCGGGAACGTCATCTATCAGGACTTCACCCCGGTGGCCGTACTCGACTGGGAGATGGCAACTCTCGGTCCCCGTGAGTTGGACCTCGGTTGGATGATCTTCCTGCACCGCTTCTTCGAAGATCTTGCCGGCATGGCGGGCCTGCCCGGCCTGCCGGACTTTCTCCGCCGCGAGGACGTGGCCGCCGAGTACCGTGTCCTTACCGGTCACGACGCGGCGAACCTGGACTTCTTCACCCTCTACGCCGCGCTACGTCACGCGATCATCATGTTCCGCGTCCAGAGCCGCGCGGTCGCATTCGCTCAGGCGCAGGCTCCCGAGGATCCCGACGACATGATCATGCACCGTGCGACGGTGGAACAGATGCTCGACGGCACGTACTGGGACCGTATCGGCCGCCAGGGGGTGGCGTGATGCTCTCCCCCATGGACGACTACCCGATCCACCAGGTCGCCGAGCCCATTCGCTACGTGGGCACATCGGATCGCAACTTCTACGACCGCTACTACTTCAACTGCCACCCGGGACTCGACTACGATGGCGAACCGCTGTTCCTCATCGTCGGTCTGGGCCAGTACCCGAATCTCGGCGTCACGGATGGCTTCGCGGTGCTTCGGCGCGGTGACGATCACATCGTCGCGCGGGCGTCGAAGGCGCTCGGCTCCGACCGGCTGGACATCACCGTCGGCCCACTGCGCATCGAAGTGCTCGAGGGACTGCACCGGCTGCGGGTCGTGCTCGAGCCCACTGCCGAGGCACCCGACCTGTCCTTCGACCTCGTCTTCGAATCCGATATCCCGGCGTCCTTGGAGGCACGGCACTTCCATCGTCAGCTCGAACGCGTCACATTCGACACTCAGCGGTTCGTCCAGACCGGCCGATGGAGCGGCATTCTCACCGTCGACGGCGAGGCCATCCCGGTCACCCCGGACACCTGGCGCGGCAACCGCGACCGCTCGTGGGGTGTGCGTCCCGTCGGCGAGGCGGAGCCGCCCGGCCGCCGAGCCGATCCGGCGATCGCGGGTGAGCAAAACTTCTTTTGGATCTACGCGATCATGCAGTTCGAGGCGTTCTCGATCGTCGCGATCATGCAGGAGGACCGGCACGGTCGCCGAATCCTGGAGGACGCGACCCGCGTGTGGACGGATCGCACCCGTGAACCGGAGTGGCTGGGCCGTCCCGAGCACGACCTGGCCTTCGCCGCGGGCGGCCGAGAGGTCACTGCCGGAACGCTCGAGTTCCATCGTCCCGGTGGTTACCGCAAGCCGGACGAGATCCTTTCCGTCGCATGCGATCCGGTGCTCCCCCACTATCTGGGCGTCGGCACCGGTTATGGGCTGGAGCAGGACTGGCGGCACGGCATGTGGCAGGGCGATCTGGTGGTCCAAGGCCTGCGCGAAAAGGTCTCCGACCTCGAGCCGTGGAAGAAGATGCTGTGCCCGGTAGACAACCTGGCACGGTTCACCCTCACCGAGGACGGTGAGACCGTCGTCGGTGAGGGGTTGTTCGAGGTCGCCGTGATCGGGCCGTGCGATCGCTACGGATTCACTGGGGCCGGCGACGTCGCACCGTGATCCATATTCACGGAGGGCGCCGCTATGCAGAGGTAGAGATCGGAGAACCCGAGGGTCCGGTCAGTCGAGCCGGCAGCTCGTCCGAATAGCTCGCCTGGCGACCCTCCCGATCAGCATGCCGAGCACGGTGTAGGTGGTCCGGGATCATGAGTCATTAATTAAGTGAGCACTCAATGTATTATTCCGGCGAGGACGAAAGGACACCTGAATGCGCACCGTCGACGAGACCGCACGAGAAGCGAAGAGGACGGCGCTGCTCGACGCCGCGGCGGATTGCTTCGCCGAGCGCGGTTACAACGCCACCCGCACTGCCGACATCTGCGCCGCCGCCGGAATGAGCTCGGGCAACCTGTTCCACTACTTCCCCACCAAGCACGCAGTGCTGTTGGCACTGGTCGAACGCGAGGGCAACGAGACGGCGGCGTCGATCGCCGAACTGTCCACGACGGCAGACCCCTTCGCCGCCCTGCTGTTGCTGCTCGACGAGATCTGCAGGCTTGCTGCGGATCCCACATATTCGGGACTGGCGCTGGAGATCTCGGCGCTCGCGCATCGCGACGAGGATGTCTCCCTCCGGTTCAAAGAGAACGACCTCAGATTTCGGCAGGGGCTCGAGAGCCTCCTCCGGCGCGCCGACGAGGCCGGGCAGCTCGACACCGACCTCGCCCTCGACAGCGCCGCCACGTGGCTCGCCGGGCTGGTCGACGGCATGTTCGCGCGCGTGGCCGCCGATCCCGACTTCGAGCCGGCCACGCAAGCGCCGGTGCTGCGCCGCATCGTCACGCAGCTGCTGTCGGGCCGGGGCCGATGACGGACACCGTCGGCTCATCCATCCGCTCGGATCCAGATCCTCGGCTGCTCAACGTCGACGCCCTGCGCGGCTTCGCCCTGTTCGGGATCCTCGTCGTGAACATCTGGGCGTTCGCCGATCCGTACTACGCGTCGACGCAGACGAACCCTGCCTTCGACTCCGGAGCGGACCACGCTGTCCGGTTCCTGATTTCGTTGCTGTTCGAGACCAAGTTCTACCTGCTGTTCTCGTTCCTGTTCGGGTACAGCTTCACGCTGCAGATGGCGGCGGCCGAACGTGCCCGAACCGGTTTCGTCCCCCGGATGCTCCGCCGGCAGTCGGGTTTGCTCGCTATCGGACTGCTGCACGGCGCCGTCCTCTACTACGGCGAGATCCTCTCGACGTACGCGATTCTGGGACTGATCCTGCTGGCGTGCCGCAACATTTCCCCAGCCACCGCTACCAAGATCGGGATAGGACTCGTCGTCGCGGTCGGCACGGTGTGGA
Protein-coding sequences here:
- a CDS encoding TetR/AcrR family transcriptional regulator, whose product is MSGQRQMQHKLGPQRNPAIDEAVLNATRELLVENGYAGTSIDAIATRAGVGRPAIYRRWPSKAHIVHDAVYPVTESESVSDLAIGDEIRRLIFGAVALFGDAATREAVPGLMSEGRSSEELRRALISDQLEVIREELGRRMAQAVEAGELRDGVDPDTLLDVIAGAAIFAQSVRDLQDQERLAASLAEIVLNGVLPR
- a CDS encoding TetR/AcrR family transcriptional regulator, which encodes MRTVDETAREAKRTALLDAAADCFAERGYNATRTADICAAAGMSSGNLFHYFPTKHAVLLALVEREGNETAASIAELSTTADPFAALLLLLDEICRLAADPTYSGLALEISALAHRDEDVSLRFKENDLRFRQGLESLLRRADEAGQLDTDLALDSAATWLAGLVDGMFARVAADPDFEPATQAPVLRRIVTQLLSGRGR
- a CDS encoding phosphotransferase family protein: MSSDNTREDQDFAEVARPGQSRTDPSELADRLGGWLQTKLPPGSDPRVTDVQVPAANGMSNETILFDALWNEDFVRRNHHLVARIAPAPSAVPIFPSYDLDQQFEVIKAVGTHSRVPVPRVYWSETSPEALGGEFFVMERIDGQVPPDVMPYNFGSWLSEGSAEDRRRLQDNSVRLLADLHAIPSPAQLFPGLTGELGRNHVSADAALHAHVDGQRRYYQWVIESGPHSPLIERGLDWLDAHWPTVSGPAVLCWGDSRIGNVIYQDFTPVAVLDWEMATLGPRELDLGWMIFLHRFFEDLAGMAGLPGLPDFLRREDVAAEYRVLTGHDAANLDFFTLYAALRHAIIMFRVQSRAVAFAQAQAPEDPDDMIMHRATVEQMLDGTYWDRIGRQGVA